One genomic segment of Candidatus Sulfotelmatobacter sp. includes these proteins:
- a CDS encoding S53 family peptidase, giving the protein MRIVKLSVPARLPVLFSAISFSAILLASLFSFSSLSYAETPDRISGALAGGRTVALTGNVHRKALPQFDQGPADPALKLGYVTLLTVPTTSQQKALKQLLADQQNPKSPSFRKWLTPEQYADRFGLSQADVQKITTWLEGQGFKVVNVARGRNWIAFSGTAAQVQSAFGTEFHRYNVNGEMHVANATAPKIPAALSGIVVGMRGLHDFYLKPRAAKNLRAAHPDYYDTFLQQFNSASPPDFLAPGDIATIYDINALYTATPAIDGTGQKLVIVGQTDIYLADLNDFRSGFGLTQISGCTNNVSTGVISSCNTTNFQYVVPTGVYDPGTPSLNDISEADLDLEWSAAVARGAQIIYDNAPYDSSNLNSGVFGAWYDAVDNDRAPVISMSYGGCEFDDNFVLDASGNPLNDELELMQANSLGITFFNSSGDSGAAECDGGTNTNTTPANLAQGGVAVSYPAASPEVTGVGGTAVDWTTGFTSTYWGVVNATDGGSALAYVPETSWNDDEELFVAYPASSFQNGYTSAADVQERYAIVASGGGPSNCAQQSADNATCVAGFGQPSWQTVTLSGQAPARFSPDVSLLGSPNFPGYIFCTPQNAWVPNSTNTSSTCVSGISGALSLTDPSGNPAPSLVGGTSASSPIMAGILTLVNQYLGTTTGLGNINPTLYVLASTPSKGVFHQVTTGDNKVYCEVGQPAGTTADPWPTAMQCPTSGVFGYSASTSDSTTGYNMVTGLGSVDAANLASNWSAASSTAGTTFTLSPTVASYQVSQGSTANATINVTVPSGFSGTIVFTCTDGAPASTCTVPPSTNVSGQVSFSISTTLPTASLHMPSERPSRIFYAVLLPGLFGIVFVAGSRRGSKRGRVRGMRFLGLIVILGCSTLWLASCGGSSNSGNSNPGTAAGNYTITVTGTSGSTTASTSFTLAVQ; this is encoded by the coding sequence ATGCGAATCGTGAAGTTGAGCGTCCCAGCGCGATTGCCCGTCCTGTTCTCCGCAATCTCGTTCTCGGCCATCTTGCTTGCCAGTCTTTTCTCTTTCTCCAGCCTGAGCTATGCCGAAACGCCGGACCGCATCTCCGGCGCATTGGCCGGGGGCCGGACCGTGGCGCTAACCGGGAACGTCCACCGCAAAGCGCTGCCGCAGTTCGACCAGGGCCCGGCGGACCCGGCGCTTAAGCTGGGCTACGTGACTCTGCTGACCGTGCCCACAACCAGCCAGCAGAAGGCGCTGAAACAGCTTCTCGCCGACCAGCAGAACCCGAAGTCGCCAAGCTTCCGAAAATGGCTGACGCCGGAACAATATGCCGATCGCTTTGGTCTGAGCCAAGCCGATGTTCAGAAAATCACGACCTGGCTCGAGGGTCAGGGATTCAAAGTCGTCAACGTCGCGCGAGGCCGCAACTGGATCGCTTTCAGCGGCACCGCGGCGCAGGTGCAAAGCGCCTTCGGCACGGAGTTTCACCGCTACAACGTGAACGGCGAAATGCACGTCGCCAACGCCACCGCGCCAAAGATTCCCGCGGCGCTGTCGGGGATCGTCGTCGGCATGCGCGGGCTGCATGACTTCTATTTGAAACCGAGGGCGGCGAAAAACCTCCGCGCCGCGCATCCCGATTACTACGACACCTTCCTTCAGCAGTTTAATTCCGCTTCTCCCCCGGATTTCCTGGCGCCGGGCGATATCGCGACGATCTACGACATCAATGCGCTCTACACCGCTACGCCGGCTATCGACGGCACCGGCCAAAAACTGGTCATAGTCGGGCAGACCGACATCTATCTGGCCGATCTTAACGACTTCCGCTCGGGCTTCGGGCTAACCCAGATCAGCGGCTGTACCAACAATGTTTCTACGGGTGTGATCAGTAGCTGCAATACCACGAACTTCCAGTATGTGGTGCCGACGGGCGTGTACGATCCGGGAACTCCATCGCTCAATGATATAAGCGAGGCGGATTTGGATCTCGAATGGTCCGCCGCGGTTGCGCGAGGCGCGCAAATCATCTACGACAACGCGCCATACGACAGCAGTAATCTCAATAGCGGCGTGTTCGGCGCGTGGTATGACGCCGTCGACAACGACAGAGCGCCCGTAATTAGCATGAGTTATGGCGGCTGCGAATTCGACGACAATTTTGTTCTTGATGCGTCGGGAAATCCCTTGAACGACGAACTGGAACTTATGCAGGCGAACAGCCTTGGCATTACCTTCTTCAACTCCAGCGGCGACAGCGGCGCGGCAGAATGCGACGGCGGCACTAATACCAACACTACTCCCGCGAATCTTGCCCAAGGTGGTGTGGCGGTCAGCTACCCGGCCGCCAGCCCTGAGGTCACCGGCGTAGGTGGCACGGCGGTGGACTGGACAACGGGCTTCACAAGCACGTATTGGGGCGTAGTTAATGCCACAGATGGCGGCTCCGCCCTGGCCTACGTTCCGGAGACTTCCTGGAACGATGACGAAGAACTTTTCGTCGCCTATCCCGCCAGTTCTTTTCAGAACGGCTATACCAGCGCAGCGGACGTGCAAGAAAGGTACGCCATCGTGGCCAGCGGCGGCGGTCCGAGCAATTGCGCGCAACAGTCTGCCGATAACGCAACCTGCGTCGCGGGCTTCGGTCAGCCATCGTGGCAGACCGTAACGCTTTCAGGGCAAGCCCCGGCACGATTCAGTCCCGATGTCTCGCTGTTAGGCTCGCCGAATTTTCCCGGATACATCTTTTGCACCCCGCAGAACGCATGGGTTCCTAATTCCACTAACACTTCGAGCACCTGCGTTTCCGGAATCAGCGGAGCATTGAGCCTTACCGATCCGTCGGGCAATCCAGCTCCATCACTGGTAGGCGGCACCTCAGCCTCGTCCCCGATCATGGCGGGCATCTTGACTCTGGTCAATCAGTACCTGGGTACGACGACCGGGCTGGGCAATATCAATCCCACTCTCTACGTGTTGGCCAGCACTCCGAGCAAAGGAGTCTTTCACCAGGTGACGACCGGAGACAATAAGGTCTATTGCGAGGTGGGCCAACCCGCGGGAACGACTGCCGACCCATGGCCCACCGCCATGCAGTGTCCCACCTCGGGGGTCTTCGGCTATAGCGCCTCGACCTCCGACTCGACGACTGGCTATAACATGGTCACCGGTCTGGGTTCCGTCGATGCCGCCAACCTCGCGAGCAATTGGAGCGCGGCATCGTCGACGGCTGGGACAACCTTTACCCTAAGTCCGACGGTTGCCAGCTACCAGGTGTCGCAGGGTTCCACCGCGAATGCCACGATCAATGTGACCGTGCCCAGCGGTTTCTCCGGCACCATCGTCTTTACCTGCACCGACGGCGCGCCGGCATCGACTTGCACGGTGCCTCCATCAACCAATGTCTCGGGACAGGTGAGCTTCAGTATTTCGACCACGCTTCCGACTGCTTCTTTGCACATGCCTTCGGAACGGCCCAGCCGCATCTTTTACGCGGTTTTGCTGCCCGGACTGTTCGGCATCGTCTTCGTGGCGGGGTCGCGGCGAGGTTCGAAGAGAGGTAGGGTCCGGGGTATGCGATTCCTCGGGCTGATCGTGATTCTGGGCTGCTCAACGCTATGGCTGGCCTCGTGCGGGGGCAGTAGCAACAGCGGCAACTCGAACCCCGGAACCGCGGCGGGAAATTACACCATCACTGTAACCGGCACCTCAGGCTCGACGACAGCGTCCACCAGTTTCACGCTGGCGGTGCAGTAG
- a CDS encoding heparan-alpha-glucosaminide N-acetyltransferase domain-containing protein has translation MTVPAAQSRLAYIDWARGLACLLMFQTHCYDSWLSPAARQSRFFMYSQLGGTFPAPLFLFLAGISFALVTEKLWQKSLPPAQIARTTIARGAEIFLYGLLFRLQEYLIAWGWAPKSDLLRVDVLNTIGLSMMLMGAVCWLVSLVCLAAPSLGRSLRQGWQRRTVLSIFTATGTALLISLLTPPLWTTWRPRWLPWPLESYVDGVHNLGVPQANIFPIFPWTGFAFAGLAVGFLLHSQWARSRESRAFLSMGLVGGILIVFARWLDRQPRQFYAVADYWHTSPSFFLIRVGMLLVILSVVYSWCRWGLTSLSKARWGFSPVIQLGQASLLVYWVHLEFVYGRVSILPKRSMGIVGASAGLLVISLAMLALAYVRIRMKGRGEEILAWLRPSPAPAASSTKS, from the coding sequence ATGACTGTGCCCGCTGCCCAATCCCGCCTTGCTTACATCGACTGGGCGCGTGGGCTGGCTTGCCTGCTGATGTTTCAGACCCACTGCTACGATTCCTGGCTCAGCCCGGCGGCGCGGCAGAGCCGGTTCTTCATGTACTCGCAGTTGGGCGGGACCTTTCCGGCACCCTTATTTCTGTTTCTGGCTGGGATTTCGTTTGCCCTGGTCACGGAGAAACTCTGGCAGAAGAGTCTTCCGCCCGCACAGATCGCCCGCACGACGATCGCCCGCGGCGCGGAAATCTTCCTCTACGGCCTGCTTTTCCGTCTGCAAGAATATCTAATCGCCTGGGGCTGGGCGCCCAAGTCCGATCTGCTGCGGGTTGACGTGCTAAACACGATTGGCCTCTCGATGATGTTGATGGGCGCTGTCTGCTGGCTGGTAAGCCTCGTATGTCTGGCTGCCCCATCCTTGGGGCGTTCTTTGCGGCAAGGCTGGCAACGGCGGACTGTCCTTTCGATTTTCACCGCCACCGGAACCGCCCTGCTGATTTCCCTCCTCACGCCACCCCTGTGGACCACCTGGCGTCCCCGCTGGCTGCCCTGGCCGCTCGAGTCCTACGTCGACGGCGTGCACAACCTGGGAGTCCCGCAAGCCAACATCTTCCCCATCTTTCCCTGGACCGGCTTCGCCTTTGCCGGCCTTGCCGTGGGATTTCTCCTGCACAGCCAATGGGCGCGCAGCCGGGAGTCACGAGCATTTTTATCGATGGGACTAGTCGGCGGCATACTGATCGTTTTCGCGCGCTGGCTCGACCGGCAGCCGCGCCAGTTTTATGCCGTCGCCGATTACTGGCACACCAGCCCAAGCTTCTTCCTGATCCGCGTGGGCATGTTGCTGGTGATTCTGAGCGTAGTCTACTCGTGGTGCCGCTGGGGGCTCACCTCTCTAAGTAAAGCGCGCTGGGGATTCAGTCCGGTAATTCAACTCGGCCAGGCATCGCTGCTGGTGTATTGGGTGCACCTGGAATTCGTTTACGGCCGGGTCTCGATCCTGCCCAAGCGGAGCATGGGAATCGTCGGCGCCTCCGCGGGATTATTGGTCATTTCGCTCGCGATGCTGGCGCTGGCCTACGTTCGTATCAGGATGAAAGGCCGTGGCGAGGAAATTCTAGCGTGGCTACGTCCCAGTCCCGCTCCGGCTGCGAGCTCGACCAAAAGCTAA
- a CDS encoding cytochrome P460 family protein → MRKILGCVVLLLACLALLAAAPDEKSPKPQYDGKGELLRPADYREWMFLSAGFGMNYSPEPGSHEMFTNVFVQRWAYNEFVNSGKWPEQSMFVIDERDTASRSSINQKGHYQTDLAGLAVEVKDSARNPDKWAYYGFNADGKTAGAMPHGNGCWSCHEAHAAVEHTFVQFYPTLKVVAKKFGTYNELREQVTDAK, encoded by the coding sequence ATGAGAAAAATTTTGGGTTGTGTCGTGCTTCTGCTTGCCTGCCTCGCGCTGCTGGCGGCCGCGCCCGACGAAAAATCTCCTAAGCCGCAATATGACGGCAAAGGCGAACTCCTTCGCCCGGCAGACTATCGCGAATGGATGTTTCTCTCCGCTGGTTTCGGGATGAATTACAGCCCCGAGCCCGGCAGCCATGAAATGTTCACCAACGTCTTCGTGCAGCGCTGGGCTTACAACGAGTTTGTGAACTCGGGCAAATGGCCGGAGCAGAGCATGTTCGTGATCGACGAACGCGACACCGCCAGCCGCAGTTCCATCAACCAGAAAGGCCACTATCAGACTGATCTGGCGGGCCTGGCCGTCGAGGTAAAAGATTCGGCGCGCAATCCTGACAAGTGGGCCTACTACGGATTCAATGCCGACGGCAAAACCGCTGGAGCCATGCCCCATGGAAACGGATGCTGGTCGTGCCACGAAGCCCATGCCGCAGTCGAGCATACATTCGTGCAGTTCTATCCCACGCTGAAAGTGGTCGCGAAAAAGTTCGGCACGTACAACGAATTGCGGGAACAAGTCACGGACGCGAAATGA